The following are from one region of the Marinomonas sp. CT5 genome:
- a CDS encoding DDE-type integrase/transposase/recombinase yields MTYIWTGKRWAYLAMVIDLYARKPVGWATSLSPNSELTSNALKMAYESRGRPEGVMFHSDQGSHYTSHK; encoded by the coding sequence GTGACTTACATTTGGACTGGGAAACGTTGGGCCTATCTTGCCATGGTGATTGATCTTTACGCTCGTAAGCCTGTTGGCTGGGCAACGTCTCTGTCACCAAATAGTGAATTAACAAGTAATGCATTAAAAATGGCGTATGAAAGCCGTGGACGACCAGAAGGCGTGATGTTCCATAGCGATCAAGGTAGTCATTATACCAGCCACAAGTAA
- a CDS encoding Gfo/Idh/MocA family oxidoreductase produces MVEKIKKMRVGLVGSGYMGKAHAIAYRNAMAAFAIPQSQLHCEMLADATPELAEMKALELGFNRSTGNWKSLINDPDIDVVDICAPNFLHKEIALAAIAAGKHVYSEKPLALNASDAKEMTEAAERAVVKTLVGFNYIKNPTVQFAKQLITRGDIGDIVHFRGVFNEDYLADANLPFSWRLQKKFAGTGALNDLASHLVQLATHLVAPITSLCADLKVVHQQRPLAQTESDSNAGVGEVENDDQAHMMVRFANGAQGTLEASRIAWGRKNGLSFEITGTKGSLIFDQETLSELSLYIAEGNPQTQGFKRILVGPEHPDYKAFCVSAGHGLGFNDMKAVEIRDLFQGVVHDAPLWPDFRTATQVNIILDSVVESYEKRTWVEVEQYEEIR; encoded by the coding sequence ATGGTTGAGAAAATAAAAAAAATGCGTGTTGGCTTGGTTGGCTCAGGCTACATGGGAAAAGCACATGCGATTGCCTACCGAAATGCGATGGCAGCTTTTGCTATTCCACAAAGCCAATTACATTGTGAGATGTTAGCTGATGCAACGCCTGAATTAGCTGAAATGAAAGCCTTGGAATTGGGCTTTAATCGCTCTACAGGGAATTGGAAAAGCTTAATTAACGATCCGGATATTGATGTAGTCGATATTTGTGCTCCGAATTTTCTACATAAAGAAATCGCATTGGCTGCCATTGCAGCAGGTAAGCATGTTTACAGCGAAAAACCATTAGCACTAAATGCTTCCGATGCGAAAGAAATGACTGAGGCTGCTGAACGAGCAGTAGTAAAAACACTGGTTGGTTTTAATTACATCAAGAACCCCACAGTGCAATTTGCTAAGCAATTAATCACTCGTGGTGATATCGGTGACATAGTGCATTTTCGTGGTGTGTTTAATGAAGATTATCTTGCCGACGCAAATCTACCCTTTAGTTGGCGTTTGCAAAAAAAGTTTGCTGGAACGGGAGCGCTGAACGATTTAGCTTCTCATCTAGTGCAACTGGCGACTCATTTGGTCGCACCAATCACCTCATTGTGCGCCGATCTTAAAGTGGTGCATCAGCAGCGCCCTTTAGCTCAAACTGAAAGCGATTCTAACGCTGGTGTGGGCGAAGTTGAAAACGACGATCAAGCTCATATGATGGTGCGCTTTGCCAATGGTGCTCAAGGCACATTGGAGGCGTCGCGTATCGCATGGGGAAGAAAAAATGGTTTGTCTTTCGAAATCACAGGAACCAAAGGAAGCTTGATTTTCGACCAAGAAACCTTGTCTGAATTGTCTTTGTATATCGCTGAAGGTAATCCACAGACTCAAGGCTTCAAGCGCATTCTAGTGGGGCCTGAGCATCCTGATTATAAAGCATTTTGTGTTTCAGCAGGTCATGGCTTGGGGTTCAATGACATGAAAGCGGTTGAGATTCGAGACTTATTCCAAGGGGTTGTTCATGACGCTCCTTTGTGGCCAGACTTTCGAACTGCGACTCAGGTTAATATCATTCTCGACAGTGTAGTGGAATCCTATGAAAAAAGAACATGGGTCGAGGTAGAGCAATATGAAGAGATTCGATAA